A window of the Acetobacteraceae bacterium genome harbors these coding sequences:
- the rpoC gene encoding DNA-directed RNA polymerase subunit beta', whose product MKEITKILGPSATEQGAFDQIRIRLASPEQIRSWSFGEIKKPETINYRTFKPERDGLFCARIFGPTKDYECLCGKYKRMKFRGIICEKCGVEVTLAKVRRERMGHIELASPVAHIWFLKSLPSRIATLLDLPLKDVEPVLYFEKFLVLDKGICDSEEIESFKYAKRRDQYLLDEERCEDLLDMYPDAGLEVGIGAEAIKKALSSYDWGIPNSEERRLTAEAKEAGEPDPFDYDQEVTDEDSEKTKLRKKLRKATSEAARKKLVKRLKMVEAFVESGGKPEWMILDVIPVIPPELRPLVPLDGGRFATSDLNDLYRRVINRNNRLKRLMELRAPDIIVRNEKRMLQESVDALFDNGRRGRAISGGNKRPLKSLSDMLKGKQGRFRQNLLGKRVDYSGRSVIVVGPELKLHQCGLPKKMALELFKPFIYAKLEKYGHANTIKAAKKMVEKERPEVWDILEEVIREHPVFLNRAPTLHRLGIQAFEPILIEGKAIQLHPLVCTAFNADFDGDQMAVHVPLSLEAQLEARVLMMSTNNILSPANGKPIIVPSQDIVLGLYYLSLETPEFKATPDEAEIVKDPETGKEVVKTPAPTAFGSIAEIEAALAAEEVNLHQKIRLRFKEMDENGEMVSKVVVTTPGRAIIGLILPNNPHISYSLINRQLTKKAVSSVIDMVYRHCGQKDAVIFCDQLMGIGFRHAALAGVSFGKDDMIVPKAKAELVDRAAAEVKEFEQQYQDGLITAGERYNKVVDTWSRCTDEVQAAMVEAISASEIGKPTNSVWMMSDSGARGSPAQMKQLAGMRGLMVKPSGEIIEQPIVANFKEGLSVLDYFTSSHGARKGLADTALKTANSGYLTRRLVDVAQDCIISDKDCGTEKGIDVHVVMDGGEVVASLEDRALGRTLAEDVSHPVSGEVLYQTGTLLDEEAIETLEKAGIENIKIRSVLTCESRVGICAKCYGRDLARGTEVNVGEAVGVIAAQSIGEPGTQLTMRTFHIGGTATRGAEQSMVEAAREGKVEIANLNVVVNSQKIPVVMSRNCEIVLMDENGVERARYRVPYGSKLMVSQDEKVTRGQKLAEWDPYTLPIITEQAGRVEYVDLIDSITLMERMDEVTGLASRVVVDYKQAAKGVDLRPRLQLKDKDGNIERLANGNEARYFLSPDSILSVENGAEVHAGDVLARIPREGSKTRDITGGLPRVAELFEARSPKDHAIIAENSGYIEFGRDYKAKRCIVVKDDQTGEQMEYLIPKGKRISVQEGDFIQKGDPLVDGPRVPHDILKVLGVEALSEYLVNEVQDVYRLQGVKINDKHIEVIVRQMLQKVEITNPGDSVWLLGEIVDRLVFEAENRELEESGRKPAEASPVLQGITKASLQTESFISAASFQETTRVLTEAASSGKVDHLGGLKENVIVGRLIPAGTGGLMRQMRRLGEQASPLAAVDAEIITEDTASLEAELESES is encoded by the coding sequence ATGAAAGAGATCACCAAAATTTTAGGGCCTTCAGCAACAGAACAGGGGGCTTTTGACCAGATTAGAATTCGTCTGGCCTCTCCTGAACAGATCCGTTCGTGGTCCTTTGGAGAAATCAAAAAGCCTGAAACAATCAACTACCGTACTTTTAAGCCAGAGCGTGATGGGCTTTTCTGTGCGCGTATTTTTGGGCCAACCAAAGATTATGAATGCCTTTGCGGAAAATATAAGCGGATGAAATTCCGTGGGATTATCTGCGAAAAATGCGGTGTTGAAGTCACCTTGGCAAAAGTCCGCCGTGAGCGGATGGGGCATATTGAACTTGCTTCTCCTGTGGCGCATATTTGGTTTTTGAAGTCCCTTCCAAGTCGTATTGCGACATTGTTGGATCTTCCGCTGAAGGATGTTGAGCCTGTTCTTTATTTCGAGAAATTCCTTGTTCTTGATAAAGGGATTTGTGATTCAGAAGAAATTGAGTCCTTTAAATATGCTAAGAGACGTGATCAGTATCTCTTGGATGAAGAGCGCTGTGAAGATCTTCTGGACATGTATCCAGATGCAGGACTTGAGGTCGGTATCGGGGCTGAAGCCATTAAAAAAGCGCTTTCAAGCTATGATTGGGGAATTCCAAACAGTGAAGAGCGCCGTTTAACGGCTGAAGCAAAAGAAGCTGGTGAACCAGATCCTTTTGATTACGATCAAGAGGTTACGGACGAAGATTCTGAAAAAACAAAACTGCGTAAAAAATTGCGTAAGGCCACTTCTGAAGCTGCCAGAAAAAAACTGGTGAAACGCTTAAAGATGGTGGAAGCTTTTGTTGAAAGCGGCGGTAAGCCAGAATGGATGATTTTAGATGTCATTCCTGTCATTCCGCCAGAGTTGCGTCCTTTGGTGCCTTTGGATGGCGGCCGTTTTGCAACGTCTGATTTGAACGACCTTTATCGTCGTGTGATTAACCGTAACAATCGTTTGAAGCGTTTGATGGAGTTGCGTGCTCCAGATATTATCGTTCGTAACGAAAAACGTATGTTGCAGGAATCTGTTGATGCGTTATTTGATAATGGTCGCCGGGGCAGAGCTATTTCTGGTGGGAATAAACGCCCCTTGAAATCTCTTTCAGACATGCTGAAGGGAAAGCAAGGCCGTTTCCGTCAGAACCTTCTTGGTAAACGTGTGGATTATTCGGGCCGTTCTGTGATTGTGGTTGGTCCTGAATTAAAACTGCACCAGTGTGGTTTGCCAAAGAAAATGGCATTAGAGCTGTTTAAACCGTTTATTTACGCTAAGCTTGAGAAATATGGTCATGCGAATACCATTAAAGCGGCTAAAAAAATGGTGGAAAAAGAACGTCCAGAAGTTTGGGATATTCTTGAAGAAGTCATTAGAGAACATCCCGTGTTCCTTAACCGTGCGCCAACGTTGCATCGTCTTGGGATTCAGGCGTTTGAGCCTATCTTGATCGAAGGAAAGGCAATCCAGCTTCATCCGTTGGTTTGTACGGCCTTTAACGCTGACTTTGACGGGGATCAGATGGCTGTTCACGTTCCGCTTTCGCTGGAAGCCCAGCTTGAGGCACGTGTTTTGATGATGTCCACAAATAATATTCTCAGCCCTGCTAACGGTAAGCCTATTATCGTGCCATCGCAGGATATTGTTTTGGGTCTTTATTATTTGAGCTTAGAAACGCCAGAGTTTAAGGCAACACCAGATGAAGCAGAGATCGTAAAAGATCCTGAAACAGGCAAGGAAGTTGTTAAGACACCTGCGCCAACCGCATTTGGCTCTATTGCCGAAATCGAAGCTGCTTTGGCGGCGGAAGAAGTGAATCTTCATCAGAAAATCCGTTTGCGTTTCAAAGAAATGGACGAAAATGGTGAGATGGTTTCCAAGGTTGTTGTTACAACACCTGGCCGCGCCATTATTGGTCTTATTTTGCCAAATAACCCACATATTTCTTACAGCCTCATTAACCGTCAGTTGACGAAGAAGGCGGTTTCGAGTGTCATTGATATGGTTTATCGCCATTGTGGCCAGAAAGATGCTGTTATTTTCTGTGATCAGCTGATGGGAATTGGTTTCCGTCATGCGGCTTTGGCAGGGGTTTCCTTTGGTAAAGATGATATGATTGTGCCTAAGGCGAAAGCTGAATTGGTCGATCGTGCCGCAGCCGAAGTGAAGGAGTTTGAACAGCAATATCAGGATGGTTTGATTACAGCTGGTGAGCGCTACAATAAAGTTGTCGATACATGGTCTCGTTGTACAGATGAGGTTCAGGCAGCGATGGTCGAGGCGATTTCCGCTTCTGAAATTGGTAAGCCAACCAATTCTGTTTGGATGATGAGTGATTCTGGTGCCCGTGGGTCGCCAGCACAGATGAAGCAGCTTGCTGGTATGCGTGGTTTGATGGTTAAACCTTCAGGTGAAATTATCGAACAGCCAATTGTTGCGAACTTTAAAGAAGGACTTTCCGTTCTTGACTATTTTACGTCCAGCCATGGTGCGCGAAAAGGTCTTGCGGATACGGCTCTAAAAACGGCGAACTCAGGTTATTTGACACGTCGTTTAGTTGACGTTGCGCAGGACTGCATCATTAGTGATAAAGACTGTGGAACGGAAAAAGGGATTGATGTTCACGTCGTCATGGATGGCGGAGAAGTGGTTGCTTCTTTGGAAGATCGTGCTTTAGGTCGTACTTTGGCAGAAGATGTTAGCCATCCCGTTTCAGGTGAAGTTCTCTATCAAACAGGGACATTGCTTGATGAGGAAGCGATTGAAACCTTGGAAAAAGCAGGGATCGAAAATATTAAGATTCGCTCTGTCTTGACCTGTGAGAGCCGTGTTGGCATTTGTGCAAAATGCTATGGACGTGACCTTGCAAGGGGCACGGAAGTGAATGTCGGTGAGGCTGTTGGTGTTATCGCGGCGCAGTCTATCGGTGAGCCTGGAACACAGCTCACGATGCGTACTTTCCATATTGGAGGAACGGCGACCCGTGGTGCTGAACAATCTATGGTCGAAGCTGCACGTGAGGGTAAGGTCGAAATTGCGAATCTCAACGTGGTTGTGAATTCGCAAAAGATTCCTGTTGTCATGTCCCGTAACTGTGAGATCGTTCTTATGGACGAAAACGGGGTAGAACGTGCGCGTTACCGTGTGCCATACGGTTCTAAACTGATGGTTTCTCAGGATGAAAAAGTCACGCGTGGTCAGAAATTGGCTGAGTGGGACCCATACACCTTGCCAATTATTACAGAGCAAGCGGGGCGTGTCGAATATGTTGATTTGATTGACTCGATTACTTTGATGGAACGTATGGACGAGGTGACAGGCCTAGCTTCACGTGTGGTTGTAGATTACAAACAAGCCGCTAAAGGGGTTGACCTTCGTCCACGTCTTCAGTTGAAAGATAAGGACGGAAATATCGAGCGTTTAGCCAATGGCAATGAAGCACGCTATTTCTTGTCTCCAGATTCCATTCTTTCAGTTGAAAATGGGGCTGAAGTTCATGCGGGTGACGTGCTGGCACGTATTCCACGTGAAGGTTCCAAAACCCGTGATATTACAGGTGGTCTGCCACGTGTTGCAGAACTCTTTGAGGCTCGTAGCCCTAAAGACCATGCGATCATTGCAGAAAACAGCGGGTATATTGAATTTGGACGGGATTACAAAGCAAAACGTTGCATCGTTGTGAAAGACGATCAAACAGGGGAGCAGATGGAATATCTTATCCCTAAAGGTAAACGTATTTCTGTTCAGGAAGGTGACTTTATTCAAAAAGGTGACCCATTGGTTGACGGACCTCGTGTCCCTCATGACATTTTGAAAGTTCTAGGGGTTGAAGCCCTCTCTGAATATCTGGTAAATGAAGTTCAAGACGTTTACCGTCTTCAGGGCGTGAAGATCAACGATAAGCATATCGAAGTGATTGTGCGCCAGATGCTTCAAAAAGTTGAGATTACAAATCCAGGCGATTCGGTTTGGTTGCTTGGTGAGATCGTTGACCGTCTTGTCTTCGAGGCAGAGAATCGTGAATTAGAAGAAAGTGGGCGTAAGCCTGCAGAAGCTTCTCCTGTTCTACAGGGAATCACTAAGGCTTCCTTGCAGACAGAGTCCTTCATTTCTGCGGCTTCTTTCCAAGAAACCACTCGTGTGCTGACCGAAGCGGCCAGCTCTGGTAAAGTGGATCATCTTGGAGGGTTAAAAGAAAACGTCATTGTTGGGCGTTTGATTCCAGCAGGAACTGGCGGATTGATGCGCCAAATGCGCAGGCTTGGAGAGCAAGCATCTCCTTTAGCTGCGGTTGACGCAGAAATTATTACCGAAGACACGGCTTCATTAGAGGCTGAGTTGGAAAGCGAGTCTTAA
- the rpoB gene encoding DNA-directed RNA polymerase subunit beta, producing the protein MVKEKAFNAKKKIRKSFGRIPEVATMPNLIDVQRASYESFLQRDVNPDSRSSSGLQEVFRSVFPIHDFSGRGRLDFQRYEFEAPKYDVEECLQRGLTYSAPLRVILRLTTWDIDEDTGARTIHDLKEQPVYMGEMPLMTENGTFIVNGTERVIVSQMHRSPGVFFDHDKGKTHSSGKYLYSARVIPYRGSWLDFEFDAKDILHVRIDRKRKLPVTTLLYALEGENSIKARAKKAEEGGDLDMLDIEGMDQDEILREFYSTVSFFRHGKGWARAFDTEFFRGQKLLSPLVEADTGEVVAEAGAKLTARLVKKIAEKTKTVSASVNDLVGRIVARDIVNLKTGLIYAEAGEEITEELLVEIQEAGVKDLPTLAVDATHGPWIRDTMLADKNRTRDEALIDIYRIIRPGEPPTREAAEAMLSGLFFDVERYDLSPVGRVKMNMRLEEDVPDTVRTLRKEDIIHTIKVLCDLKDGRGQVDDIDNLGNRRVRSVGELMENQYRIGLLRMERAIRERMSSSPIDTAMPHDLINAKPAAAAVREFFGSSQLSQFMDQTNPLSEVTHKRRLSALGPGGLTRERAGFEVRDVHPTHYGRICPIETPEGPNIGLINSLATYARVNKYGFIETPYRLVQDGVLQDGFKYLSAIEEEKLTVAQADAAQDPKTGRLTSDLVSVRKSGDFRLVPPDQVTACDVSPKQLVSVAAALIPFLENDDANRALMGSNMQRQAVPLVQSDAPLVGTGMEAAVARDSGAAIVAKRGGVIDQVDGARVVIRATDDEDNIEGVDIYRLRKYMRSNQSTCINQRPLVKVGDRVVAGDIIADGPSTEQGELALGRNVMVAFMPWNGYNYEDSILISERIARDDVFTSIHLEEFEVMARDTKLGQEEITRDIPNAGEEALRNLDEAGIVYVGAEVEPGDILVGKVTPKGESPMTPEEKLLRAIFGEKASDVRDTSLKLPPGTSGTVVDVRVFSRRGVDKDERAMAIERNEIERFAKDRDDERAIQERNFHDRLKARLVGQEVGAATKSKTVKNLKKGDKITLEALREIPRDSWRDIPLADAEIATAIQTICKEYDAAVARIDAHFEDKVDKLQRGDELSPGVMKMVKIFVAVKRKLQPGDKMAGRHGNKGVVSRVVPIEDMPFLENGQAVDIVLNPLGVPSRMNVGQILETHLGWACANIGQNIGEIVDDYQRTGERHQELLDELKEVYGEKVFETEIAEMSNDQLFELVKNIRKGVPIATPVFDGASIPDIEQMLAKAGVDVSGQSQLIDGRTGLKFERKTTVGYIYMLKLHHLVDDKIHSRSIGPYSLITQQPLGGKAQFGGQRFGEMEVWALEAYGAAYTLQEMLTVKSDDVSGRTKVYESIVREDEDFEAGIPESFNVLTKELKSLGLNVELEQGSN; encoded by the coding sequence ATGGTAAAAGAAAAAGCATTCAATGCTAAAAAGAAGATTCGTAAAAGCTTTGGGCGTATTCCTGAAGTGGCGACGATGCCGAATCTTATTGATGTTCAAAGAGCCTCTTATGAGAGTTTTTTGCAACGTGATGTGAATCCTGATTCTCGTTCATCTTCTGGGCTTCAGGAAGTTTTTCGTTCTGTTTTCCCAATCCATGATTTTAGCGGTCGTGGTCGTTTGGATTTTCAGCGTTATGAATTTGAAGCGCCAAAATATGATGTTGAGGAATGTCTTCAGCGTGGTTTGACATATTCAGCACCGCTTCGTGTTATTTTGCGTTTAACGACATGGGATATTGACGAAGACACTGGGGCTCGTACCATTCATGATCTTAAAGAGCAGCCTGTTTATATGGGTGAAATGCCTTTAATGACAGAAAATGGGACCTTTATTGTCAATGGGACAGAGCGTGTTATCGTTTCCCAAATGCACCGCAGTCCGGGTGTTTTCTTTGATCACGATAAGGGGAAAACACATTCTTCTGGCAAATATCTTTATAGTGCGCGTGTGATTCCTTATCGTGGCTCATGGTTGGATTTTGAATTTGATGCGAAAGATATTTTGCATGTTCGTATCGACCGTAAGCGTAAATTGCCCGTAACAACTTTGCTTTATGCTTTAGAGGGTGAAAATTCCATTAAGGCACGTGCTAAAAAGGCAGAAGAGGGTGGTGATCTTGATATGCTCGATATTGAGGGTATGGATCAAGATGAAATTCTTCGTGAGTTTTACAGCACGGTTTCTTTCTTCCGTCATGGAAAAGGATGGGCACGTGCGTTTGATACAGAATTTTTCCGTGGCCAGAAACTCCTTTCACCATTAGTTGAGGCAGATACAGGAGAGGTTGTTGCTGAGGCTGGTGCAAAGTTGACAGCCCGTTTGGTTAAGAAAATCGCTGAAAAAACAAAAACGGTCAGTGCTTCTGTGAATGATCTTGTTGGGCGTATCGTTGCACGGGATATCGTTAATCTAAAAACGGGTTTGATTTACGCAGAAGCAGGTGAAGAAATCACAGAAGAGCTTTTGGTTGAGATTCAGGAAGCTGGTGTTAAAGATTTGCCAACGCTGGCGGTTGACGCAACACACGGTCCTTGGATCAGAGACACGATGTTGGCAGATAAGAATCGTACACGTGATGAAGCGCTGATTGATATTTACCGGATTATCCGTCCTGGTGAGCCACCGACCCGTGAGGCTGCTGAGGCAATGTTGAGCGGTTTGTTCTTTGACGTTGAACGTTATGATCTTTCTCCCGTTGGGCGTGTTAAAATGAACATGCGTTTGGAGGAGGATGTTCCTGATACCGTTCGTACGTTGCGGAAAGAAGACATTATCCATACGATTAAAGTCCTTTGTGATTTGAAGGATGGGCGTGGTCAGGTCGATGATATTGATAACCTCGGAAACCGTCGTGTTCGTTCCGTTGGTGAATTAATGGAAAATCAGTACCGTATTGGCCTTTTGCGTATGGAGCGTGCCATTCGTGAACGGATGAGTTCTTCTCCGATTGATACGGCAATGCCACACGATTTGATTAACGCAAAGCCAGCAGCGGCGGCGGTTCGTGAATTCTTTGGCTCTTCACAATTAAGTCAGTTTATGGATCAGACAAATCCTCTTTCAGAGGTGACTCATAAACGTCGTCTTTCTGCGTTGGGTCCAGGGGGATTGACACGTGAGCGTGCGGGCTTTGAAGTGCGTGACGTTCATCCAACCCATTATGGACGTATTTGCCCGATTGAAACGCCTGAAGGGCCAAATATTGGTTTGATTAACTCTTTGGCAACTTATGCAAGAGTGAATAAATACGGCTTTATTGAAACACCATATCGTCTTGTTCAGGACGGGGTGCTTCAAGACGGATTTAAATATCTTTCTGCTATTGAAGAAGAAAAACTCACGGTTGCGCAGGCTGATGCTGCGCAAGATCCTAAGACGGGTCGTTTGACAAGTGATCTTGTTTCTGTGCGTAAGTCGGGTGATTTCCGTCTTGTGCCTCCCGATCAGGTGACAGCTTGTGACGTTTCTCCGAAACAGCTGGTCTCTGTTGCTGCTGCACTCATCCCATTCCTTGAAAACGATGATGCGAACCGTGCTTTGATGGGGTCTAACATGCAGCGTCAGGCCGTTCCATTGGTGCAGTCTGATGCTCCCTTAGTTGGAACGGGAATGGAAGCGGCCGTTGCTCGGGATTCTGGGGCTGCGATTGTTGCAAAACGTGGCGGTGTGATTGATCAGGTTGACGGTGCCCGTGTGGTTATCCGTGCAACAGATGATGAGGATAATATTGAAGGTGTCGATATTTACCGTTTGCGTAAATATATGCGTTCTAATCAGTCCACATGTATTAACCAGCGTCCTTTGGTGAAAGTTGGCGATCGTGTTGTGGCAGGTGATATTATTGCGGACGGCCCATCAACAGAACAGGGGGAGTTGGCACTTGGCCGTAACGTCATGGTGGCCTTCATGCCTTGGAATGGCTACAATTATGAGGATTCTATTCTTATCTCTGAACGTATTGCACGTGATGACGTCTTCACCTCTATCCATTTGGAAGAGTTCGAGGTCATGGCGCGTGATACGAAGCTTGGACAGGAAGAAATCACCCGTGACATTCCAAATGCAGGTGAAGAGGCCCTTAGAAATCTTGATGAGGCTGGCATTGTCTATGTCGGTGCAGAAGTTGAACCAGGCGATATTCTTGTCGGTAAGGTGACCCCAAAAGGGGAAAGCCCCATGACACCAGAAGAAAAATTGTTACGTGCTATTTTTGGTGAAAAAGCCTCTGATGTTCGTGATACGTCTCTTAAACTTCCACCAGGAACAAGCGGAACAGTTGTTGACGTTCGTGTTTTCTCACGTCGTGGTGTGGATAAAGATGAACGTGCGATGGCGATTGAGCGGAATGAAATCGAACGTTTTGCTAAAGACCGTGATGATGAGCGTGCTATTCAGGAACGTAACTTCCACGATCGTTTGAAAGCACGTCTTGTTGGTCAGGAAGTTGGCGCTGCGACAAAATCTAAAACCGTTAAGAATCTGAAAAAGGGAGATAAAATCACTCTGGAAGCTTTGCGTGAAATTCCACGTGATAGCTGGAGAGATATTCCTTTGGCAGATGCAGAAATTGCAACAGCTATTCAGACAATTTGTAAAGAGTATGATGCTGCTGTGGCACGTATTGATGCGCATTTTGAAGATAAGGTTGATAAGTTACAGCGTGGCGACGAACTCTCTCCTGGTGTAATGAAAATGGTTAAAATTTTCGTTGCGGTGAAGCGTAAGCTTCAGCCTGGGGATAAAATGGCTGGACGTCATGGAAATAAGGGTGTTGTTTCCCGTGTGGTTCCGATCGAGGATATGCCTTTCCTTGAAAATGGTCAGGCCGTGGATATCGTCCTTAACCCATTGGGTGTGCCTTCCCGTATGAATGTGGGGCAGATTCTTGAAACACATTTGGGCTGGGCTTGTGCAAATATTGGTCAGAACATTGGTGAAATTGTTGATGATTATCAGCGCACAGGGGAGCGTCATCAGGAGCTTCTCGATGAGCTGAAAGAGGTTTACGGTGAGAAAGTCTTTGAGACAGAGATTGCCGAAATGTCTAATGATCAGCTTTTTGAATTGGTAAAGAATATCCGCAAGGGGGTGCCGATTGCAACGCCTGTGTTTGATGGAGCTTCTATTCCAGATATTGAGCAAATGCTCGCAAAAGCTGGTGTAGATGTTTCTGGCCAGTCTCAGTTGATTGATGGTCGTACAGGACTGAAATTTGAGCGTAAAACAACCGTTGGTTATATTTATATGCTTAAATTGCATCATTTGGTTGATGATAAGATTCACTCTCGTTCCATCGGGCCATATTCTTTGATTACGCAACAGCCACTCGGTGGTAAGGCGCAGTTCGGTGGGCAGCGTTTCGGAGAAATGGAAGTCTGGGCATTGGAAGCATACGGCGCAGCCTATACGCTTCAGGAAATGCTGACGGTTAAGTCAGATGACGTTTCAGGGCGAACAAAAGTTTACGAGTCTATCGTTCGTGAGGATGAAGATTTCGAAGCGGGAATTCCAGAGAGCTTTAACGTTTTGACCAAAGAGTTAAAATCACTTGGTCTTAATGTCGAGCTAGAGCAAGGTTCTAATTAA
- a CDS encoding 50S ribosomal protein L7/L12 produces the protein MADLAKLVDELSALTVLEAAELSKLLEDKWGVSAAAPVAVAAAAPGAAAAAAEEKTEFDVVLASAGDKKINVIKEVRGITGLGLKEAKDLVEGAPKTLKEGVSKDEADKMKKALEEAGATVEIK, from the coding sequence ATGGCTGATTTAGCTAAACTTGTTGACGAACTATCTGCTCTTACAGTTTTAGAAGCTGCTGAGCTTTCCAAACTTTTGGAAGATAAATGGGGCGTTTCTGCTGCTGCTCCTGTTGCTGTTGCCGCTGCCGCTCCTGGTGCTGCCGCTGCTGCCGCTGAAGAAAAAACAGAATTTGATGTTGTTTTGGCAAGCGCAGGCGACAAAAAGATCAATGTCATTAAAGAAGTCCGTGGGATCACAGGACTCGGCTTGAAAGAAGCTAAAGACTTGGTCGAAGGCGCACCAAAAACACTTAAAGAAGGTGTTTCCAAAGACGAAGCTGACAAAATGAAAAAAGCTCTTGAAGAAGCTGGTGCAACAGTCGAAATCAAATAA
- a CDS encoding 50S ribosomal protein L10 — MNRNEKEALVTSLSKVFETANIVIVSRNEGLNAAETTELRQKVRSAGASYKVAKNRLVARALPKTSYENIADLFQGPTAISWADEPVAVAKALTDFAKTNKKFVVVGGALGNQVLDENAIKALSELPSLEELRGKIAGLVASVPSKLARLAQAPAGQVARLVAMKPEGEEA; from the coding sequence TTGAACCGCAATGAGAAAGAAGCTTTAGTTACCTCGTTATCTAAAGTATTTGAGACCGCAAATATTGTGATTGTCTCCCGAAATGAGGGCTTAAATGCTGCTGAGACGACGGAACTTCGTCAAAAAGTTCGGTCTGCTGGCGCATCCTATAAGGTCGCAAAAAATCGTTTGGTGGCGCGGGCTTTGCCTAAGACATCTTACGAAAATATTGCAGATCTTTTCCAAGGGCCAACAGCAATTTCATGGGCTGATGAGCCTGTTGCTGTTGCAAAGGCGCTAACTGACTTTGCAAAAACGAATAAAAAATTCGTTGTTGTCGGTGGTGCTCTCGGAAATCAGGTTCTTGATGAAAATGCAATTAAGGCTCTGTCTGAATTGCCATCTCTCGAAGAACTTCGTGGCAAGATTGCTGGCTTGGTTGCTAGTGTGCCTTCTAAACTTGCTCGCTTGGCTCAGGCTCCAGCGGGTCAGGTGGCGCGTCTTGTGGCGATGAAACCTGAAGGGGAAGAAGCTTAA
- a CDS encoding 50S ribosomal protein L1 — protein sequence MAIKTKKQKAIAGKLDVARSYPLGEAVKLVREFATSKFDETVEVALRLGIDPRHADQMVRGMVSLPHGTGKNLRVAVLARGPKAEEAKAAGADIVGAEDLVEEIQSGKIDFDRCIATPDMMALVGRLGKILGPRGLMPNPRLGTVTVNVKEAVESAKAGQVEYRAEKSGIVHAGVGKASFDEKKLEENIRALLDAVQKDKPSGAKGVYMKTLSLSSTMGPGIAVDMSGITQ from the coding sequence ATGGCGATTAAAACTAAAAAACAAAAAGCAATCGCAGGAAAGTTAGATGTGGCACGTTCTTATCCTTTGGGTGAGGCCGTTAAGCTTGTTCGTGAATTTGCAACCTCAAAATTTGATGAGACCGTTGAAGTCGCATTGCGTTTGGGGATTGATCCTCGGCATGCGGACCAAATGGTTCGTGGTATGGTTTCTTTGCCTCATGGCACGGGTAAAAATCTGCGTGTTGCAGTTCTTGCGCGTGGTCCAAAAGCAGAGGAGGCTAAAGCAGCTGGTGCTGATATCGTTGGAGCTGAGGATTTAGTCGAAGAAATCCAAAGCGGTAAGATTGATTTTGATCGCTGCATTGCAACCCCTGATATGATGGCGCTTGTTGGACGGTTGGGTAAGATTCTCGGTCCTCGTGGATTGATGCCAAACCCACGTCTTGGTACAGTCACCGTGAATGTCAAAGAGGCTGTTGAAAGCGCAAAAGCAGGGCAAGTTGAATATCGTGCAGAAAAAAGCGGTATTGTTCATGCAGGTGTTGGTAAGGCTTCTTTTGATGAAAAGAAGCTTGAAGAAAATATTCGTGCATTGCTTGATGCTGTCCAAAAGGATAAGCCATCAGGTGCAAAAGGCGTGTACATGAAGACGCTTTCTCTTTCCTCAACAATGGGGCCAGGGATTGCTGTGGACATGTCAGGGATTACGCAGTAA
- the rplK gene encoding 50S ribosomal protein L11 — protein MAKKIVGYIKLQIPAGKANPSPPVGPALGQRGLNIMQFCKEFNAATQGMEAGMPIPVVITAYADRTFSFITKTPPNTYFLLKAAKITKGSQTVGRSPEVGSVTVDQLREIAKTKAQDLNSHDVEAAVRMLVGSARSMGIKVTGA, from the coding sequence ATGGCCAAGAAAATTGTTGGCTACATTAAGTTACAAATTCCAGCAGGTAAGGCGAATCCGTCTCCACCAGTTGGTCCTGCATTAGGTCAGCGTGGCCTTAATATCATGCAATTCTGTAAAGAGTTTAATGCGGCAACGCAGGGTATGGAAGCAGGGATGCCTATTCCTGTGGTGATTACAGCTTATGCTGATCGTACCTTTAGTTTTATTACAAAAACACCGCCAAATACCTATTTCTTACTCAAGGCAGCAAAAATCACAAAGGGGTCGCAGACAGTTGGTCGTTCCCCTGAGGTTGGTTCTGTTACTGTTGACCAGCTTCGTGAAATTGCAAAAACAAAGGCGCAAGACTTGAACTCTCATGATGTTGAAGCAGCTGTCCGTATGTTGGTAGGTTCTGCTCGCTCTATGGGCATCAAGGTGACGGGAGCTTAA